TTGAAAGAATTCCATGGAAAGGCTATCTGTTTTTTAATCTCACGCAGAGACGCTAAGCCGCAGAGCAAATCAAACTCTGCGTCTCCGTGCCTCTGTGTGCCAATTTTGTAGCTAAAATGTAAAAGGCTTTCTTTCCATATTTTGCAACCTTCTACGCTAACAAACCTCATATTAAACAATGTCATCCAAGAAAAGCTCCGTGCAAAAGCCCCATCCAGGAAGTTCCGAAAAAGCCAGAAAAGCATTACGCTGGTTCGGAAGGCTCTATGGATCCTTATTTTATAAAACAGAAGTTTACGGATTAGAAAATATACCAGAAACCGGAAGTGTCCTAGTATTGGCCAAACACCAAAGAAACGACGATATTCCCTTAGGACTCGCAAAAGCATTATATCATAGAAGAATGGACATCTGGGCGATCATGAAAGACTCACTCGCCTCTCCTATCTACATGGATTATTTCCTGAAATGCGGAGGAATCCCTCTCAATAGAAAGGAACCCAGAAAAAGTAAGAACGATCTGTTATTTGCCAAAAAAGTACTGGGCGAAGGCAATATGCTCGTGATCTTCCCGGAACAAACCACCGTTCCATATAAAATGGGAAAAGGCCGCCCTGGTGGATTTAGATTCATAGTAGGAAAACCGGAAGAACCTCTGGCGGTTCTATGCCTGGGATTGGAATACAAGCCAAGAGGTTTCTTGCGTAGGACCAGCTTTACTGTCCGTGCAGGAAAACTCAGATACCTAACTGCCGATATGGATCCGGAAGATTTTCTCCACGATTGTATGCACGAGATCGCAAGCCTGACAAATCTCAAATATCCGTTCGAGCAGGCTAAAAAAGCAGCAGATCCAGAATTAGAAGAAATTATTGGCTAAAATACAAAATGCTCTGTGGCTTTGCTCCTCTGTGTGAGTAATAAACGCGACAGTGATGCGAAGGGCTTGTCCGGCTCCGCCGGATGAGCGCGAATGCGCGAACCCGTAGCAGCACGGTCCGAGCGAAAGCGAGGAGTCGCCCCCAACCCTTAATACCTTCCTAACAGGGTGGAAGGAACTCCTTACACCCCTCCCCATATACATCCAGAACCCGAAAGGCTATAGTGATGCCAGGTTTCCCGGAAATTTTCAGGTTTTAGAAATAAAAAAACAGAAAAATCCCAGGAACTTGGCACGGGGCTTGCACTATATTATACAAAGCCTCGGCTGGGAGATAAAAAGATGAACAAATTAATTAAAATTGCCCTAATTTTAAGCATCTCCACTGCAATTTATGCAGAACCTGAAACCAGTGTGATCGAAAGTTCGCTCAAGAACTATACACCGGAGTCAGATACCCAGCTGGCAAATAAGCTTACTGCCCTGGGAAGCCTAAAACAAAAAACCAGGGACTACGAAGGTGCAATCGCTTTTTATGACCAGTCCTTGGCTGTGAGATCAAAAATCGGCGATAAAGAAAGTGCCGGATACGCTCTGGTCCTTTATCTAAAATCTATCTCCGAATTCCGTCTCGGCAAATCCTGCCAAGCCTTAGAGAACATTAAAGAAGTTATCCATGTATACCAAAAGATTGGTGACCTTGATTCCGCTCTTCACGCAGAGGAAGAAGGTCTTAAAAAATACCAGGAAGCATGTAGCCTGGCTTTTGCGAAACAGCCAAGCCTGACTCTAAACAAGGACTAAGAAGCACTAGGAAATCATCCCATCTCTAGTTCTAACTTCCCTGGTCCGCCCCTTTCGGGGCGGGCGCTTTTTTTGATTTGACTCCGATTTTTTCCATCCTAATCTTACAGGAATTCCTGGGTTGGGATGACTCCCTTTCTTTCCCCGTCCCAAAATATGTTTCTTTAGTTTTTTCTGATCTGCATTCTTGCTATGATAAAACTTTGAGAAGCCAATAAATAGAATTCCGCGGAGGGCTTTACATGAAAATCGTTTTTAATTGGAAAAACTTAGATCATTCCGGAACGGCAGAAGATTATGCCGAAAAAAAATTAGAACGAGTCTCTAAATATATACAAAAATTAGTATCGATGGAAATTTCATTTGAACAGGTGCATGGACTCATCAGCGCTAATTTAAATTTAGCAGCAGACGGAACTAAATTTAACGCACAACATGAAGACAAAGATATTTATGCCTGCATTGATGGCTTGGAAGACAAGATCGTAAAACAAGTAAGTAAGCATCACGATAAAAAAGCCGCTCATTGATGGACCAAGACAGGAAGTACGAAGAAGCGATAAAACATTTATCCGAAGGAGAGTTCGAACTCTCCCGAAACTTATTCGATTCCCTATTGGAAGAAGATCCGGAAAACCCCGAGTATGCCTCGGGGTTTTATATTTCTTCCTTTTGGGACCATAGGATTGATCGGATCCATCTCACAAAAGAAGGAAGAGAAAGAACGGGACTTCTATTAGAATTCCTAAAAGATTTCGATTCTGTTTACAAAAGTAAATCATTTCTAAAGGAACTCTCTTATCACTCAGCAATGAGTTCCATTCTACAAGAAACTACAGACCAAGTGCGTATCGCTCTTAGGAAGGAAGGTATACAATCTCTTTCTCCAGGTCTGATCGCGGAGCTTGCTTATAGGCTATTACTTGCAGAAGATACAGATCTTGCTTCCGAAGTACTAAGGGACTCTTCCGGGTTGGAAAGATTTTCTCCCGAGCTATTATTTTTCAGGGCTGAATGTACATACTTAAGCGGGCAACATTCTCAGGGACTTTTGCTTTACAGGGAAGCATTCCTAAAAGAGCCGAGTGCTATCCGACTGGAATCTGTTCGTTCGGAGCCTATCTTCTCCGCTATCCAGATCCTAAGAGAAGAATTTAAAGAAGAGGGTGAGCTGAAAGAAGCATTGCCCGTTCTTCTATTAGAAAGAGGTGTTTTTAAAGAGATCCGCAAAATGAGCGACAAAGAATTGGAAGCATATCGTTCCGAATTGTTTAGGCTCAGGGATTCTTTAGGTCTACGAAAAGGCGGAACTGAATTTAAGGTAAAATGTAGAATGATCCAACTCTGCTGCGCCCTACTCGATTCTAGAACTTCGATCCTTTACGGGGAAGTAGCCCAAGAGGCAAAACGTATCCTGGATTCTTTAGATCCGAATTTGTATCATAAAAGACTTAAGGTATGAGGCGAAGTGCTTATTATCTCACGCAGAGGCACAGAGTCGCTGAGTTTTTCCGGATTCGAAGTCCCAAACCTTCTCTGCGTCTTCGCGTCTCTGCGTGAAAATTGTAGCTAACTACTTAGAAGTAGATTCCAGAACGTGGCGGATCTCTTGGGCCGTTCTATAATCACCCTTTTCGATAAAGTATTGCTCTAAAGAACCTAAGGTCTTATGAGCTTGGGGATTTTTGGAGATCTCCAAAAGATGACGTGAATTCAGATCAACATCCACTCTTGCGGAAGAAGGAAGGTCCACGAATTCGCGGTCTTCGCCTACGGTTAGGGTCCCGGATCTTTCTGCCAAACTTGTTTCATTGGAAGAAGAAAAGCGACCTACTGTAACTGCAAGAACTAGGATTGCGAGGGCTGCGCTGAGGGAGTATTGGAAGGAGCGGTTCCAGACAAAACTGCGGGAGAACTTGGACCAAGAAGTTTCTTCGTCGAAGCGGACATCTTTGAGTAGATTCTCTAATCTAAGATTGAAGTCCTTGGAGAGGTTGATATCCTTCATCTGTTCCGTTCGCAGTTCGGAAACTGCTCGAACCAGAGAGTTTTCTAATTTAACATGATCCG
The window above is part of the Leptospira licerasiae serovar Varillal str. VAR 010 genome. Proteins encoded here:
- a CDS encoding lysophospholipid acyltransferase family protein, which produces MSSKKSSVQKPHPGSSEKARKALRWFGRLYGSLFYKTEVYGLENIPETGSVLVLAKHQRNDDIPLGLAKALYHRRMDIWAIMKDSLASPIYMDYFLKCGGIPLNRKEPRKSKNDLLFAKKVLGEGNMLVIFPEQTTVPYKMGKGRPGGFRFIVGKPEEPLAVLCLGLEYKPRGFLRRTSFTVRAGKLRYLTADMDPEDFLHDCMHEIASLTNLKYPFEQAKKAADPELEEIIG
- a CDS encoding tetratricopeptide repeat protein; the encoded protein is MNKLIKIALILSISTAIYAEPETSVIESSLKNYTPESDTQLANKLTALGSLKQKTRDYEGAIAFYDQSLAVRSKIGDKESAGYALVLYLKSISEFRLGKSCQALENIKEVIHVYQKIGDLDSALHAEEEGLKKYQEACSLAFAKQPSLTLNKD
- the hpf gene encoding ribosome hibernation-promoting factor, HPF/YfiA family; translation: MKIVFNWKNLDHSGTAEDYAEKKLERVSKYIQKLVSMEISFEQVHGLISANLNLAADGTKFNAQHEDKDIYACIDGLEDKIVKQVSKHHDKKAAH
- a CDS encoding LIMLP_12425 family protein, translating into MEKQTTKQQGTKFGFSSIFQKEDPDHVKLENSLVRAVSELRTEQMKDINLSKDFNLRLENLLKDVRFDEETSWSKFSRSFVWNRSFQYSLSAALAILVLAVTVGRFSSSNETSLAERSGTLTVGEDREFVDLPSSARVDVDLNSRHLLEISKNPQAHKTLGSLEQYFIEKGDYRTAQEIRHVLESTSK